In Corynebacterium afermentans subsp. afermentans, a genomic segment contains:
- a CDS encoding DUF3017 domain-containing protein produces the protein MSTELPDGLTLDNPHDRGAAASPLPVAVQRAMAALFVVGFVLSGVYAATEHWRRATFTLGAAMLWLTVMRLTCDSKVIGLVAVRSRRFDALFTTALGAAMLWLSWSVDSLGS, from the coding sequence TTGAGCACTGAGCTTCCCGACGGGCTCACGCTGGACAACCCCCACGACCGCGGCGCGGCCGCCTCGCCACTGCCGGTGGCGGTGCAGCGCGCGATGGCCGCTCTGTTCGTGGTGGGGTTCGTGCTCTCCGGCGTCTACGCCGCCACGGAGCACTGGCGTCGCGCCACGTTCACGCTCGGCGCGGCCATGCTGTGGCTGACCGTGATGCGCCTGACCTGCGATTCCAAGGTGATCGGCTTGGTGGCGGTGCGCTCGAGACGCTTCGACGCGCTGTTTACCACCGCCCTCGGCGCGGCCATGCTGTGGCTGTCCTGGTCAGTGGACTCGCTCGGGTCGTAG
- a CDS encoding metallophosphoesterase family protein — MPHLAADPILVVADIHLGRKQHGDKKTGPGIDWALDTLGRGAEAGARHLVMLGDVIDRKRFTDATYGEVTRFFQRGLEFFNSVVFVAGNHDVHHDLTGFIPGGVIVARQEPQTIRAGGWALHTAAVEVDRDPRELVAKFPAKVEDAPNLGLLHTSVTGEYSNNPCLPCTRDELAACGYGAWLLGHVHERITLADAPFAGWVGMGRAYLATLDGTEVQVNDL; from the coding sequence ATGCCTCACCTCGCAGCCGATCCCATCCTCGTTGTCGCCGACATCCATTTGGGCCGCAAGCAACACGGCGACAAGAAGACCGGCCCGGGCATCGACTGGGCCCTGGACACCCTAGGACGCGGCGCGGAGGCGGGGGCGCGGCATTTGGTCATGCTCGGCGACGTCATCGACCGTAAGCGCTTCACTGACGCCACGTACGGCGAGGTCACTCGGTTTTTCCAGCGTGGGCTCGAGTTTTTCAACAGCGTCGTGTTCGTCGCTGGCAACCACGACGTGCACCACGACCTAACTGGGTTTATTCCGGGTGGCGTGATCGTTGCAAGGCAAGAGCCTCAGACCATCCGAGCGGGTGGGTGGGCGCTGCACACCGCTGCGGTGGAGGTGGACCGGGACCCGCGTGAGCTCGTCGCAAAGTTCCCCGCGAAGGTGGAAGACGCGCCGAACCTGGGCCTTTTGCACACCTCGGTGACAGGGGAGTACTCCAACAACCCGTGCCTGCCGTGCACCCGCGACGAGCTGGCCGCCTGCGGGTACGGCGCCTGGTTGCTCGGGCATGTGCACGAGCGCATCACGCTTGCCGACGCCCCGTTTGCCGGCTGGGTCGGTATGGGTAGGGCCTACCTGGCCACCTTGGACGGCACCGAGGTGCAGGTCAACGACCTCTAG
- the metX gene encoding homoserine O-acetyltransferase MetX: MLAAEGELATVAIGDVHTEAGAVIEDAHIAYRRWGVPRGDLGGKNNILLVEHALTGDSDAADWWCEAIGPGKALDTDEWCVICTNALGSCYGSTGPASEHPDGGAWGSRFPAINIRDMVHAERAFLEALGIGRVHAIIGGSMGGARTLEWTLLYPETVDYALVLAVSARASAWQIGIQTAQITSITQDPDWHGGDYHGTGCAPNAGLAAARRIAHLTYRGELEIDERFGTSAQAGENPLGPFRADGQRFAAQSYLEHQGKKLTERFDAASYVTLTEALNRHDVGRGRGGLNKALASSTVPTMIVGVDTDILYPYHQQEHLSRNLGNLLAMAKLSSPVGHDAFLVEARQMDLILRNFITLTKETPSAREVAAERGAYDI, encoded by the coding sequence ATGCTGGCTGCGGAAGGCGAGCTGGCAACCGTCGCTATCGGCGACGTCCACACCGAGGCGGGCGCGGTGATCGAGGATGCGCACATTGCCTATCGACGGTGGGGCGTCCCCCGTGGTGACCTTGGCGGCAAGAACAACATTCTGCTGGTCGAGCATGCACTCACGGGCGACTCCGACGCCGCCGACTGGTGGTGCGAGGCCATCGGCCCCGGCAAGGCGCTGGACACCGACGAGTGGTGCGTGATCTGCACCAACGCACTGGGGTCCTGCTACGGCTCCACCGGGCCTGCCAGCGAACACCCGGACGGTGGTGCCTGGGGCTCGCGCTTTCCCGCGATCAACATTCGCGACATGGTGCACGCCGAACGCGCGTTTTTGGAAGCGCTTGGCATCGGCCGAGTCCACGCCATCATCGGCGGCTCCATGGGCGGCGCGCGCACCCTGGAGTGGACGCTGCTCTACCCCGAAACCGTGGATTACGCGCTGGTGCTCGCCGTTTCCGCCCGTGCCAGCGCCTGGCAGATTGGCATCCAGACCGCCCAGATCACCTCCATCACCCAGGACCCCGACTGGCACGGCGGCGACTACCACGGCACCGGCTGCGCCCCGAACGCTGGCCTGGCCGCCGCGCGGCGCATTGCGCACCTGACCTACAGGGGCGAGCTGGAAATCGACGAGCGCTTCGGCACCTCCGCCCAGGCGGGCGAAAATCCGCTTGGGCCTTTCCGCGCCGACGGCCAGCGCTTCGCCGCGCAGTCCTACCTGGAACATCAGGGCAAAAAACTCACCGAGCGTTTCGACGCCGCCAGCTACGTCACCCTCACCGAAGCGCTCAACCGCCACGACGTGGGCCGCGGCCGTGGCGGGCTGAACAAGGCACTGGCCTCGTCGACGGTGCCGACCATGATCGTGGGCGTGGACACCGACATTTTGTACCCCTACCACCAGCAGGAACACCTCTCGCGCAACCTGGGCAACCTGCTCGCCATGGCGAAACTGTCCTCCCCCGTCGGCCACGACGCCTTCTTAGTGGAGGCCCGCCAGATGGACCTGATCCTGCGCAACTTCATCACCCTGACCAAGGAGACTCCGTCCGCGCGCGAAGTCGCAGCAGAGCGCGGCGCTTACGACATCTAG
- a CDS encoding O-acetylhomoserine/O-acetylserine sulfhydrylase: MTNSKQKYDNSNASEWSFGTRSIHAGQQVDQDYGARNQPIYMTTSYVFDDAQHAENRFNLSDAGPIYTRLTNPTQSALEDRLASLEGGVAATAFASGMAAETAAILTLAQAGDHVVTSPRLYGGTETLFQHTLPKLGIDFTFVENPDDPASWQAAVKPNTKAFYGETFGNPIADVLDIPAISEVAHNNQVPLIVDNTMATAALVRPLELGADIVVLSTTKFYTGNGAAIGGAIVDGGTFDWTVQRDGEDVFPLFTTPDPAYHGLKYADLGAPAFALRARAGLLRDTGAAISPFNAWVALQGIDTLALRVEKHNANAKKVAEFLAAHDKVAKVNYAGLEGSPYKATQEKLGLKYTGSVLSFDIAGDADDKTAAWKFIDALKLHSNLANIGDVRSLVVHPASTTHSQSDAAGLARAGITQATVRLSVGIEDVEDIIADLERGFAAV; encoded by the coding sequence ATGACGAACTCGAAGCAGAAGTACGACAACTCGAACGCCAGCGAATGGTCGTTCGGCACCCGCTCCATCCACGCCGGCCAGCAGGTGGACCAGGATTACGGCGCGCGCAACCAGCCGATCTACATGACCACCAGCTACGTCTTCGACGACGCCCAGCACGCTGAGAACCGCTTCAACCTCTCGGACGCAGGCCCGATTTACACCCGCCTGACCAACCCGACGCAGTCCGCGCTGGAGGACCGCCTCGCCTCCCTGGAGGGCGGCGTGGCAGCCACCGCGTTCGCCTCCGGCATGGCCGCGGAGACCGCCGCGATCCTCACCCTCGCCCAGGCCGGCGACCACGTGGTCACCTCCCCGCGTCTCTACGGCGGCACCGAGACGCTCTTCCAGCACACGCTGCCGAAGCTGGGCATCGACTTCACGTTCGTGGAGAACCCGGACGATCCGGCAAGCTGGCAGGCCGCGGTCAAGCCGAACACGAAGGCGTTCTACGGCGAGACCTTCGGCAATCCGATCGCGGACGTGCTGGACATCCCTGCCATATCCGAGGTGGCCCACAACAACCAGGTCCCGCTGATCGTGGACAACACCATGGCCACCGCGGCGCTCGTCCGCCCGCTGGAGCTCGGCGCTGACATCGTGGTCCTTTCCACCACGAAGTTCTACACCGGCAACGGCGCGGCCATCGGCGGCGCGATCGTGGACGGCGGCACGTTCGACTGGACCGTCCAGCGCGACGGCGAGGATGTCTTCCCGCTGTTTACCACCCCGGACCCGGCCTACCACGGCCTGAAGTACGCGGACCTCGGCGCGCCGGCATTTGCACTGCGCGCCCGCGCCGGACTGCTGCGCGACACGGGTGCGGCGATTTCCCCGTTCAATGCCTGGGTGGCGTTGCAGGGTATCGATACGTTGGCGTTGCGCGTCGAAAAGCATAATGCGAACGCGAAGAAGGTCGCCGAGTTCCTCGCAGCCCACGACAAGGTGGCCAAGGTCAACTACGCGGGCCTGGAGGGCTCGCCGTACAAGGCCACGCAGGAAAAGCTGGGGTTGAAGTACACCGGTTCGGTGCTCTCCTTCGACATCGCCGGCGATGCGGACGACAAGACCGCGGCCTGGAAGTTCATCGACGCGCTGAAGCTGCACTCCAACCTGGCCAACATCGGCGACGTGCGCTCCCTTGTGGTCCACCCGGCGTCCACCACGCACTCGCAGTCGGATGCCGCGGGCCTTGCGCGCGCCGGCATCACCCAGGCCACGGTGCGCCTGTCCGTGGGCATCGAGGACGTCGAGGACATCATCGCGGACCTCGAGCGCGGCTTCGCGGCGGTGTAA